The DNA window ATTAAGGTTTATATTATGGTTCAAGCCAGCAAATTTGGAACCAAGTTGGTCAAAGCTACTAAATAGTGAAGAGTTTCAAGGGCTAAGGGATGCTGCATTCCCACAAAGATCTAACTGTCATGTTAAGCTCTATCATGATGCTCATCATTCACCTACTTTTCAACCTCCTTTAGATATTTGTGGAGTTCCAAGATTGCTTTGGGAAGATGTTTATAAAGCTATTGAGGGTGCAAAGTATTTAGTTTATATTGCAGGCTGGTCTTTCAATCCAAAGATGGTTTTGGTACATATATAATCTCATTGTATACTCTACTATTAGAACGGTTTTGTTCGGCTCGGTTTTGCTTCCTTCTCCGAACCATTAATGGTCCTTGTGTTCTTTTTGCAGGTTAGGGATCCTAAAACAGAAATCCCACATGCTAGAGAAATAAAGTTAGGTGACTTGTTGAAGAAGAAAGCGGAAGAAGGTGTTTCTGTAAGGATTATGATTTGGGATGATGAGACATCATTGCCACTTATCAAGAACAAAGGTGTGATGAACACACATGATGAGGATGCATTTTCTTACTTTAAACACACAAAAGTAATATGCAGAAAGTGTCCTAGATTACACCATAAATTCCCAACAATCTTTGCTCATCATCAGAAAACCGTAACCGTGGATACAAAGGCTCCTAACTCTGTCAATGACAGGGAAATTATGAGTTTCTTGGGAGGGTTAGATTTGTGCGACGGTCGATATGATACCGAGAAACATTCGTTGTTTCAAACACTTACTAAGGAATCACATTACCATGATTTCTACCAAACAAGCATTGTTGGAGCAAGCCTCAAGAAAGGAGGTCCAAGAGAGCCTTGGCATGATGCTCATGCTTGTGTTACCGGCGAGTCAGCTTGGGATGTTTTAACCAATTTTGAACAAAGATGGGCAAAACAATGTGATTCATCACTTCTAGTCCCTGCAAACACCTTACAAAATCTTGTTCCTGTTTCCTCAACCAGCACTTCCATCGAGAGGAACTGGAAAGTTCAAGTATATCGGTCAATCGACCATGTCTCGGCTAGCCAACTGTTTCGAAAACTAACAGTTGAGACTAGCATCCATGAAGCTTATGTCGAAGCAATTAGGCGTGCCGACAGGTTTGTGTACATTGAAAACCAATATTTCATTGGAGGGTGTCATTTGTGGCAGAAAGATAGAAACAGTGGCTGCAGAAATTTGATACCTATTGAGATTGCACTCAAGGTAGTCAACAAGATTAAAGCAAGAGAAAGATTTGCAGTGTATATAGTCATACCGATGTGGCCAGAAGGAGGACCTGAGAGTGAACCAGTTCAAGATATACTGCATTGGACAAGAGAAACAATGGCAATGATGTATAAGTTGATTGGAGAAGCAATTACAGAAAGTGGTGAGCCAGGACATCCAAGAGACTACTTGAATTTCTTTTGCCTTGCAAAtagggaaaagaaggaaaatgaAGAATATATTCCTCCACATTCTCCTCATCCTGAAACTGAATATTGGAATGCACAGA is part of the Vicia villosa cultivar HV-30 ecotype Madison, WI linkage group LG2, Vvil1.0, whole genome shotgun sequence genome and encodes:
- the LOC131654196 gene encoding phospholipase D alpha 4-like, which produces MDLVHGTIEATIFNATPYSPSFPFNCICINGKPAYVTIKIDNKKVAKTTQESERIWNQTFQIHCAHLSDSTITITLKTSCSILGKHHIKAQQLKEESLIDGFFPLLMENGKPNQELKLRFILWFKPANLEPSWSKLLNSEEFQGLRDAAFPQRSNCHVKLYHDAHHSPTFQPPLDICGVPRLLWEDVYKAIEGAKYLVYIAGWSFNPKMVLVRDPKTEIPHAREIKLGDLLKKKAEEGVSVRIMIWDDETSLPLIKNKGVMNTHDEDAFSYFKHTKVICRKCPRLHHKFPTIFAHHQKTVTVDTKAPNSVNDREIMSFLGGLDLCDGRYDTEKHSLFQTLTKESHYHDFYQTSIVGASLKKGGPREPWHDAHACVTGESAWDVLTNFEQRWAKQCDSSLLVPANTLQNLVPVSSTSTSIERNWKVQVYRSIDHVSASQLFRKLTVETSIHEAYVEAIRRADRFVYIENQYFIGGCHLWQKDRNSGCRNLIPIEIALKVVNKIKARERFAVYIVIPMWPEGGPESEPVQDILHWTRETMAMMYKLIGEAITESGEPGHPRDYLNFFCLANREKKENEEYIPPHSPHPETEYWNAQKNRRFMVYVHSKLMIVDDLYILIGSANVNQRSMDGQRDTEIAIGGYQTQEGVDDHMTKGDIHAYRMSMWYEHTGRAEDLFLKPESLECVQRMCSIGDKMWKIYSSEEIMDMEGVHLVTYPMTVTKDGSVEDLTNGGEHFPDTKSLVKGRRSKLLPSVITT